In Abditibacteriota bacterium, the sequence GGGCCCCTCCCCTTCCGCTACCGCCTGCATAGGCTGCGCCCGCAGCAAGGACCTGCTCCATTGGGAGCAGCTGCCGCCCGCGTTTGCGCCGGGGAAATACGCCTGCATCGAGGTGCCCGACGTGTTTTATCTCAACGGCAAGTGGTATCTGACGGTGCTCTCCGCCCACGGCTACGGCAACCGGGGATTTTATCGTGACTCTCACGTGACTGCCGCCACCATATACGCCGTCTCCGACTCCCCCTACGGCCCTTTCAAAGAGCTGAAGGAAGGACAGATACTCATCACGGACAAGGGGGGCTACTCCTGCCGCAGCGTCATGTTCAGAGGCAAGCGCTACGAGATGTTTACCCAGGACGTGTTTCTGTCCCGCCCCTATGAGATGAAGACAGACGCCCGGCACCGGCTCTATCTGGCCTACCCATGGGACATACCCGAGGCCCGGCTGGGGACCGAGGCTGACCCGGCGGCCCTGCCCGCCCCTCAGAACATCTGCGCCCACGGGGCCTGGAACTTTATGGAGGGCCGGTGGACCGGCTCCGGCGGGCATTACAAGGGCTCCGCCAAGACCGGCTGGCAGTCGGCCAAGATCATCACCGACGGCACCGACAATATGGAGCTGGAGGCGGATATCACCATCAAAAAGGGAGCCTGCGGCATCATCTTCCATGACGCCAAGGGCTGGGACGCCTCCAACAGCGACGCCGGGGTCATATTCGACGCCGGGGAGCGCACCTGCTACATCACTCCGGTGATGGCCTTTGACAAGAACGAGAACGCCAGGGACTGCGGCATCAAAGCGGGGAAAAAGTTTCACGTGCACCTGGTGCGCTACTCCAACCGGCTGGACGTCTTTATAGACGGCAGGCTGGCCAATCAGGGGAAATGCGACGTGCCGGGAGACGTGAGAGGAGTGAATCTGCTCATAGACAGAGGCGAGGCGGAGGTGGTGATCACCTCACTGAGGAAATAGAAGAGCGAAGAAAAAAGGGAATGCGGCTGCATTCCCTTTTTGTTGTCTGCCCCGACCTACTTCAAGTGCTTCCGGAAGAACTCCTCCATCTTGTCAAAGGGGATCACGTCCATCTTGTAATACAGGTCCGTGTGGACGGCTCCGGGTATGATGAGGAGCCGCTTGTTGCCGGTGTATTTGTTGCCGTTGATCATGTTGCGGAAGGCGTCCCGGCTGAAAAACAGGGAGTGGGCCTTTTCGCCGTGGATCATCAGGACGGCGCTGCGTATCTCGTTGGAATACTGCAGGAGGGGCTGATTCATAAAGCTCATACAGCCTATCTCGTTCCACCCCTGGTTGCTGCCCACGGAGCGCTCGTGATACCCGAGAGGGGTCTTGTAATACTCCACGTAGTCTCTGACGAACTGAGGGGTGTTCTCGTCCAGGTCCTTGGGATCCGGCAGAGGCTGCACAACGCCGTAGGAGCCCTTTTTGAAGTCCTCGGTCCTCAGCTTGTTCAGGGCCTCTCTCTGTCTGTGCCTGGCTTCCTCGTTGTCATCCGCGTCGTTGTAGCCGTTGGCAAACTGCCGGGACATATCATACATGGTGGAGGTGACGGTGGCCTTGATGCGGGTGTCCAGGGCCGCCGCGTTGAGGGCCATGCCGCCCCAGCCGCAGATGCCTATGATGCCTATGCGCTCCGGGTCCACGTTGTCCTGCGCCGACAGCCAGTCCACCGCCGCCTGAAAGTCTTCGGTGTTGATGTCGGGGCTGGCCACGTTGCGGGGATAGCCGCCGCTTTCCCCGGTGTAGGAGGGGTCAAAGGCAATGGCAACAAAGCCTCTGGCGGCCATTTCCTGGGCGTATCTGCCGGACACCTGTTCCTTGACGGCCCCGAAGGGCCCGCTGACTGCCAGAGCCGGCAGCCTGCCGGAAGCGTTTTTGGGCTCGTAGAGATCCGCCGACAGGATGATGCCGTAGCGGTTGATGAAGCTGATCTTGCTGTGATTCACTCTGTCGTCCCGGTCAAAGGTCTTGTCCCAATCGGTTATGGGATCGGGAGGCAGATCTTTATATATTTCTTTTGATCTCTTATCCCATTCTTGAGCCAATTCCCTTAACCCCTGCGGCGTGCCCGTCACTATTTTTTTGGGCGGGATCTTTTCCTTCGATCCCCAGATCCATTCGTTCACTTCATCCTGGGAGGTATTGGCCGCAAAGCGTTTGCCGGGCAGCCAGTTGCTCCCCTTCGCCAGAGCCGACAGCTCCTTTTCCGCCGCGTCTATCCCGCCGCCCCCGGAGGTGCAGAAGGGTATCACCGTCTTGCCGGTCAGGTCGCAGGACTCCACAAAGGTGTATATTATTTTGGGCGCCAGGCCGTACCAGATGGGAAAGCCCACATACACCACTTCGTACTTTCCGAAGTCAAAGGGCGCCCCGCCGAGCTTCGGCCTGGAAGCAGGATCGTTTTTCTCCTTCATGGATCTGCAGTCCGGAGAGTGGTCCAGGTCCGCCTCGGTATAAGGTACTGCCGCCCGGATCTCATATAAGTCCACTTCCTCTGCACCTACATAGCTTTTCGCTATGAACTGTGCCACCTGTTTGGTGTTGCCCGTGGCCGAAAAATACGCCACCGCGATCCTGGGCGGCGCCGCGTATGCGGCCCAGGCCAGCAAAAAGACCAGGGCCAGGGTGATGCTCATAGTTTT encodes:
- a CDS encoding dienelactone hydrolase family protein; this translates as MKKTMSITLALVFLLAWAAYAAPPRIAVAYFSATGNTKQVAQFIAKSYVGAEEVDLYEIRAAVPYTEADLDHSPDCRSMKEKNDPASRPKLGGAPFDFGKYEVVYVGFPIWYGLAPKIIYTFVESCDLTGKTVIPFCTSGGGGIDAAEKELSALAKGSNWLPGKRFAANTSQDEVNEWIWGSKEKIPPKKIVTGTPQGLRELAQEWDKRSKEIYKDLPPDPITDWDKTFDRDDRVNHSKISFINRYGIILSADLYEPKNASGRLPALAVSGPFGAVKEQVSGRYAQEMAARGFVAIAFDPSYTGESGGYPRNVASPDINTEDFQAAVDWLSAQDNVDPERIGIIGICGWGGMALNAAALDTRIKATVTSTMYDMSRQFANGYNDADDNEEARHRQREALNKLRTEDFKKGSYGVVQPLPDPKDLDENTPQFVRDYVEYYKTPLGYHERSVGSNQGWNEIGCMSFMNQPLLQYSNEIRSAVLMIHGEKAHSLFFSRDAFRNMINGNKYTGNKRLLIIPGAVHTDLYYKMDVIPFDKMEEFFRKHLK